The Urbifossiella limnaea genome has a window encoding:
- a CDS encoding serine/threonine-protein kinase, with the protein MTDRTPEPAGLQATQMSPPGSATPADGLPRVEGYTLVRKLGEGGMGAVYLAEDTRLGRRVALKTMHRVLAANPADRDRFLREARAAAAVESDYLVPVWAVGEAADGTPFLAMPVLQGESLDARLRREPASPPGLVAKVAREVAEGLAAAHAAGLVHRDIKPANIWLEGEPGGAVRRCKVLDFGLARPVDAASAQLTTTGAVLGTPAFMAPEQARGEAIDARADLFSLGVTLYRMATGRPPFDGPTPMAVLIALTTEPPPPVREAAPALPPALADLIERLMAKEPERRPGSAAEVVRALAGVAEPPPRRRLPALLATAAVLLVGVGVWLAVSGRKPPEVAKADESPAPATPAPTTPVPVTPTPVTPKAVEPPKAVEPVTPPAPAPKPEGEADRAAARWVLGVGGRVTVDAVRDEIRDARRLPKEPFRLTDVFVLAPVTDRQMAVFADCKHVRVAFLVGTGISNEGLAHLAGCTNLVSLDLAGTKVDDDAVPLIARFTKLKDLSLGAAGFTAKGALALAKSLPGCRIQYGATYEPATDDDRAAAEFVVSIGGKVRVNYADADTADAKQLPAGLFRLTAVDLSGRPGATDAELDRFRECKSLTRLVLTGTPVTDTGLTTVREFGKLTHLDVRDTKVTQRGASGVFGALPGCEVAWPGGVMRPKR; encoded by the coding sequence ATGACCGACCGCACGCCCGAGCCCGCCGGCTTGCAAGCCACGCAGATGTCGCCGCCCGGGTCGGCCACGCCGGCCGACGGGCTGCCGCGCGTGGAGGGGTACACGCTCGTCCGCAAGCTCGGCGAGGGCGGCATGGGCGCCGTCTACCTCGCGGAAGACACCCGCCTCGGCCGCCGCGTCGCGCTCAAGACGATGCACCGCGTGCTGGCCGCGAACCCCGCCGACCGCGACCGCTTTCTCCGCGAGGCGCGGGCCGCGGCCGCCGTCGAGAGCGACTACCTCGTCCCCGTGTGGGCCGTCGGCGAGGCGGCCGACGGCACCCCGTTCCTGGCCATGCCCGTCCTGCAGGGCGAGTCGCTCGACGCCCGCCTGCGGCGGGAGCCGGCGTCGCCGCCGGGCCTCGTGGCGAAGGTGGCCCGCGAGGTGGCCGAGGGGCTGGCCGCGGCGCACGCGGCGGGGCTCGTCCACCGCGACATCAAGCCGGCGAACATCTGGCTCGAAGGCGAACCCGGCGGCGCCGTGCGCCGGTGCAAGGTGCTCGACTTCGGCCTCGCCCGCCCGGTGGACGCCGCCTCGGCGCAGCTGACGACGACAGGCGCCGTCCTCGGCACGCCGGCGTTCATGGCGCCCGAGCAGGCGCGCGGCGAGGCGATCGACGCGCGGGCCGACCTGTTCAGCCTCGGCGTCACGCTGTACCGCATGGCCACGGGGCGCCCGCCGTTCGACGGGCCGACGCCGATGGCGGTGCTGATTGCGCTCACGACCGAGCCGCCGCCGCCCGTCCGCGAGGCCGCCCCGGCGCTGCCGCCGGCGCTCGCCGACCTGATCGAGCGGCTGATGGCGAAGGAGCCGGAGCGCCGCCCGGGCTCCGCCGCCGAGGTCGTCCGCGCCCTCGCCGGTGTCGCCGAACCGCCGCCGCGCCGCCGCTTGCCAGCGCTTCTCGCGACGGCCGCGGTGCTGCTCGTCGGCGTCGGCGTGTGGCTCGCCGTGAGCGGCCGCAAGCCGCCCGAGGTGGCGAAGGCCGACGAATCGCCCGCGCCAGCGACGCCGGCCCCGACGACACCCGTGCCCGTGACGCCCACTCCCGTGACGCCGAAGGCGGTCGAGCCGCCGAAAGCCGTCGAGCCGGTGACGCCACCCGCCCCGGCGCCGAAGCCGGAGGGCGAAGCGGACCGCGCCGCGGCGCGGTGGGTGCTCGGCGTCGGCGGGCGGGTGACCGTGGACGCCGTGCGGGACGAGATCCGCGACGCCAGGCGGCTGCCGAAGGAACCGTTCCGGCTGACCGACGTGTTCGTCCTGGCGCCGGTGACGGACCGGCAGATGGCGGTGTTCGCCGACTGCAAGCACGTCCGCGTCGCGTTCCTCGTCGGCACCGGCATCTCGAACGAGGGGCTCGCCCACCTCGCCGGCTGCACCAACCTCGTGAGCCTGGACCTCGCCGGCACGAAGGTGGACGACGACGCCGTGCCGCTGATCGCCCGGTTCACGAAGCTGAAGGACCTGTCGCTCGGCGCGGCCGGGTTCACGGCGAAAGGGGCGCTCGCGCTGGCGAAGTCGCTGCCGGGCTGCCGCATCCAGTACGGCGCGACCTACGAACCCGCCACCGACGACGACCGCGCCGCGGCCGAGTTCGTGGTGTCGATCGGCGGCAAGGTGCGGGTCAACTACGCCGACGCCGACACGGCCGACGCGAAGCAGCTGCCCGCGGGGCTGTTCCGGCTGACGGCCGTGGACCTGAGCGGCCGGCCCGGCGCGACCGACGCCGAGCTCGACCGCTTCCGCGAGTGCAAGAGCCTGACGCGGCTGGTGCTGACCGGCACTCCGGTGACCGACACGGGGCTGACGACCGTCCGCGAGTTCGGCAAGCTGACGCACCTCGACGTGCGCGACACGAAGGTGACGCAGCGCGGCGCGTCGGGGGTCTTCGGGGCGCTGCCGGGCTGCGAGGTGGCGTGGCCCGGCGGGGTGATGCGGCCGAAGCGGTAG
- a CDS encoding M14 family metallopeptidase has protein sequence MLRTPSAVVLVALLAGTAPAQAPAVTTPKAAFGFHVGDDYCLANYAQLKTYWEKLAAESDRVKLVTIGTTAEGRPQLAAVVTSPANHRRLAELKATARRLALADGIDAAGAKQLAAQGKAVVWIDGGLHASETLCAQVLVETLYQFASAADAETLRILDDVVILFVHANPDGHDLVADHYMKEKEPTKRSLTGLPRLYQKYVGHDNNRDFYANTQAETKNLNRLMYREWFPQIVYNHHQSGPPGTVLFCPPFRDPFNYFCDPLTLNGIDAVGAAMMQRFLVEGKPGATTRSGAPYSTWFNGGLRTTAGFHNMIGLLTETVGSPTPSAIPLLSAKQLPKGDYLAPVPPQKWRFRQSVDYSVTANRAVLDYASRHREQLLFNIWKMGNTAIERGGRDSWTVTPKVVEAAQAAGKGKGGADFDKLFRDPAKRDPRGYVLPADQPDFLTATKFVNALLGTGVTVHRATADFTAGGKSYPKGSYVVKTGQAFRAHVLDMFEPQDHPNDFAYPGGPPVRPYDSAGYTLAYQMAVKFDRLLDGFDGPFEAITTETVAPPPGRVLGADGAVGFVLGVETNDAFRAVNRLHKAGEEVRRVQTAGGGHAAGTFFVPRKDTTPEVVKTIAADLGVTFRGVKDAPEAAALKPARVALWDKFGGSMPSGWTRWLLEQFEFPHRVVFTAELDKGDLRERYDVLILVDGAYSGDAGGKGGDNPETPEAKGPRGAVSKATTLPQIKRFLEAGGTVLTIGSSTKLGAELGVPVANYLTEVDDKNEPKALASTKFYVPSSVLRVQVDDSSSLAWGLGDHADVMFSNSPTFRLTNNAAEAGVKRVAWFDSATPLRSGWAWGQQHLEGGAAVVDAKVGRGRLALYGPQVLFRGQPHGTFRLVFNGIVQSVVPRE, from the coding sequence ATGCTCCGCACCCCGTCCGCCGTCGTCCTCGTCGCGCTGCTCGCCGGCACGGCCCCCGCCCAGGCGCCCGCCGTCACCACGCCCAAAGCCGCGTTCGGCTTCCACGTCGGCGACGACTATTGCCTCGCCAACTACGCCCAGCTCAAGACCTACTGGGAGAAGCTGGCCGCCGAGTCGGACCGCGTCAAGCTCGTGACCATCGGCACCACCGCGGAGGGCCGGCCGCAGCTCGCCGCGGTCGTCACCTCGCCCGCCAACCACCGCCGGCTCGCCGAGTTGAAGGCCACCGCGCGCCGGCTCGCTCTCGCCGACGGCATCGACGCGGCGGGCGCGAAGCAACTCGCCGCGCAGGGCAAGGCCGTCGTGTGGATCGACGGCGGCCTCCACGCCAGCGAGACGCTCTGCGCGCAGGTGCTCGTCGAAACGCTGTACCAGTTCGCCAGCGCCGCCGACGCCGAGACGCTCCGCATCCTCGACGACGTGGTCATCCTGTTCGTCCACGCCAACCCCGACGGGCACGACCTCGTCGCCGACCACTACATGAAGGAGAAGGAGCCGACGAAGCGGAGCCTGACCGGCCTGCCGCGGCTCTACCAGAAGTACGTCGGGCACGACAACAACCGCGACTTCTACGCCAACACCCAGGCCGAGACGAAGAACCTCAACCGGCTCATGTACCGCGAGTGGTTCCCGCAGATCGTCTACAACCACCACCAGTCCGGCCCGCCGGGAACGGTGCTGTTCTGCCCGCCGTTCCGCGACCCGTTCAACTACTTCTGCGACCCGCTCACGCTCAACGGCATCGACGCCGTCGGCGCCGCCATGATGCAGCGGTTCCTGGTGGAAGGAAAGCCCGGCGCCACCACCCGCTCCGGGGCGCCGTACTCGACGTGGTTCAACGGCGGCCTCCGCACCACCGCCGGGTTCCACAACATGATCGGCCTGCTGACGGAAACGGTCGGCAGCCCCACGCCGTCGGCCATCCCGCTGCTGAGCGCCAAGCAGCTGCCGAAGGGCGACTACCTGGCGCCGGTGCCGCCGCAGAAGTGGCGCTTCCGGCAGTCCGTCGATTACTCCGTGACCGCCAACAGGGCCGTGCTCGACTACGCCTCCCGGCACCGCGAGCAGCTGCTGTTCAACATCTGGAAGATGGGGAACACCGCGATCGAGCGCGGCGGCCGCGACAGCTGGACGGTCACGCCCAAGGTCGTCGAGGCGGCGCAGGCCGCGGGGAAGGGGAAGGGCGGCGCCGACTTCGACAAGTTGTTCCGCGACCCCGCCAAACGCGACCCGCGCGGCTACGTCCTCCCCGCCGACCAGCCCGACTTCCTGACGGCGACCAAGTTCGTGAACGCGCTGCTGGGCACCGGCGTGACGGTCCACCGCGCCACGGCCGACTTCACCGCCGGCGGCAAGAGTTACCCCAAAGGCAGCTACGTGGTGAAGACGGGGCAGGCGTTCCGTGCGCACGTCCTCGACATGTTCGAGCCGCAGGACCACCCGAACGACTTCGCCTACCCGGGCGGCCCGCCCGTCCGCCCCTACGACTCCGCCGGCTACACGCTGGCGTACCAGATGGCGGTGAAGTTCGACCGCCTGCTCGACGGCTTCGACGGCCCGTTCGAGGCGATCACCACCGAGACGGTGGCGCCGCCGCCGGGGCGCGTGCTCGGCGCCGACGGCGCGGTCGGGTTCGTGCTCGGCGTGGAGACGAACGACGCCTTCCGCGCCGTGAACCGCCTCCACAAGGCCGGCGAGGAGGTGCGCCGCGTTCAGACTGCGGGCGGCGGCCACGCGGCGGGGACGTTCTTCGTGCCGCGGAAGGACACGACCCCGGAGGTGGTGAAGACGATCGCCGCCGACCTGGGCGTGACGTTCCGCGGGGTGAAGGACGCGCCGGAGGCGGCGGCGTTGAAGCCGGCGCGGGTGGCGCTGTGGGACAAGTTCGGCGGGTCGATGCCGTCGGGCTGGACGCGCTGGCTGCTGGAGCAGTTCGAGTTCCCGCACCGCGTCGTGTTCACGGCCGAGCTCGACAAGGGCGACCTGCGCGAGCGGTACGACGTGCTCATCCTCGTGGACGGCGCGTATTCCGGCGACGCGGGCGGCAAGGGCGGCGACAACCCGGAGACGCCCGAGGCCAAGGGGCCGCGCGGGGCCGTCAGCAAGGCGACGACACTGCCGCAGATCAAGCGCTTCCTCGAGGCCGGCGGCACGGTGCTGACGATCGGCTCGTCCACGAAGCTGGGGGCGGAGCTCGGCGTGCCGGTGGCGAACTACCTGACCGAGGTGGACGACAAGAACGAGCCGAAGGCGCTGGCCTCGACGAAGTTCTACGTGCCGTCGTCGGTGCTGCGGGTGCAGGTGGACGACTCCAGCTCGCTGGCGTGGGGCCTGGGCGACCACGCGGACGTGATGTTCTCGAACAGCCCGACGTTCCGGCTGACCAACAACGCGGCCGAGGCGGGGGTGAAGCGGGTGGCGTGGTTCGACAGCGCGACGCCGCTGCGGAGCGGGTGGGCGTGGGGCCAGCAACACCTGGAGGGCGGGGCGGCGGTGGTGGACGCGAAGGTGGGCCGCGGGCGGCTGGCGCTGTACGGCCCGCAGGTGCTGTTCCGCGGCCAGCCGCACGGCACGTTCCGGCTGGTGTTCAACGGCATCGTGCAGTCGGTGGTGCCGCGGGAGTGA